GTTATTGGCAACATTGGCAGTTCATAGTCCTCGTTTTGTGGCTTAATTGATATTATGTAATAGTCATGAGAATAGTGCGATTCGTCTTCAAATGACTTCATGGCCTTAGATTCCTTTATCACCTGCTCTCtggaatataaaataacatctAAGTATTCGGcctttttaatgtatttcAAAACGTCGTTTTTTCGAAACCATCTCGTTAAAACTGGCAACTCCTTCGACGTTCTAGCGAGGTACCCTGACCTAAAAGATATTAGCATACACAATCTTACTTCAGAAGGTGCTCGTTCTCCTCAGTAATCTCAATTGCTGAACAGGTGGCTTCCGTAAAGTTCTTAATCAGCAGGTGTTTACAAAATGGAGCGTAACCGTCCCTCAAAACACCCCcgttttttaaacattctCTGAcctatttatatataaatacacattgttaTACTCTACATATAACACACCTTTTCAAGGAAACTTTCCTTAGGATAAGGAATGAAATTTATTccctttttatcaaattgcttaaaacaaaatggGTCTGTAGAGATTGAAATGTTTAAAGCAAAATACCTAATCCAATAGTTATACTATTGCTTTCAGAATTACTCATTCTACTAAAAAAAACTCTATTCAAAAaagataaatgtgtttgatttttacaaatactgGAACAACAATATGGAATCCTactaaataaaagtgaatGATGCACCAATTTCATTGAAAAACAGATATTTACTTTGTATAGAATAACACCTACAACAAATCTGTAATTcataatatgtgtaaatcatATTATGGATTTATTGTGTTATCTTGTGGCTTCTACACCTAGCActtaatatttatctatatgGATATTATGTATAGAATGAAGATCCTGAAtcaaattgtttttaaGAATTTAAGACATATTTGCCATTCCAGAAGATCGTTTTCTTCTATCGTGCCAATTGTAAATTCAACCGGTAATAAAGGCTGGAAGTACAAATATGGTTTCTATATTGGAGTTCCTACACTTTTGGGACTGCCATATGTAGCATATTCTTCCGTAAAATGTAGGTCAAACTCACgcttcattttattttagcTTCTATATCCTGCAATGGGTTTGAAAAGGTAGAATTAGGTGACCTATCTGAATTCAAAGAAGGAGAATCTAAGCAAATTAAGATTTATAACGGTGTGATTATACAATATGTAACTGTTTTTATAGGAAAGGACACGGTTTTAGTGACGAATGTGAAGGGAAGAATCTATGTTACCGGAAGCTCGTGCCCTCACTTCTCAGCGTCCTTTATAGATGGTACTTAAACgtgttaaaaataactattaGGCGCCGTAACAGACGAACTGCTAGTTTGTCCCTGGCATAACGCCAAGTTTCAGTTGAAGGATGGGTCGTGTGTAAACGGTACGATTCTATTTTAAACGATGACTAGTgcaatttattaaaacatacaTTAACTTTGTAGGACCATGTTTCGACGGACTTGCCACGTATGAGCCAGTCGTCGAGAACGGAAAACTATACGCAATGCTGCCACCAACGCCCTTACCAGTACGTGGTTTACACATACTTTATACATTGCTTTTAAACGCAATGATATTTGATTGTTTAGCTTGAGGTGCCAATgaaaaaggagaagacAAAGGGAAGGGATAGCCGCGTCTTCGTTATCTGTGGCGCAGGAGCCTCAGCACATGCAGCAGCCGAAACGCTCAGGTTAAAGGGCTTTACAGGTATTCGTGATTTGTAATCCGGGACTTTAGGGCGCATACTGATGTACGGAGATGAACAATACCTCCCCTATTACCGACCGTATCTGTCGAAGGCATTTAGCAAGGACTATGAAAGAGTTCCGAATGAACAGGCGCTGAGATCGAAggaattttacaaaaacaatCAAATAGAGCTTTATACCGGGAAAACAGTGACCTTGGTGAATGACAAGGATCATACAGTAACATTGTCAGATGGAACCGTAGTCAAATATGACAAAGTAAGTGGACACAATATTTAGTATGTGATATTGTAATCATCTAATGAATAGGTGTTGGTCGCAACAGGCTCACGGTCATCGAGACTGCCCGTGtctgaaaataaaaactacgAAAATCTGTTTACCATTAGAACAATAGACGATCTGAAGGGATTGTCAAGATATATAAAGCCAAATTCGAATGTAGTAAGTTGATACTTACGCAGTTAAGCAATAAATACGTCAATTACAGGTAATAGTTGGTGCAAATTTTATCGGATGCGAATTATCGTCAGCACTAAAACCCACGGGAGCCAACCtaacagtagtaacaaACGTAAGTAGCTGGTAATATAGCAGGCTACAagtattttgaaaatttattgattaaTAAAGGACTTTAACACCATAATCATTATCAAATATAGACTGAAACACCGCTTGAAAACGTTGTCGGAAAGAGAATAGGTGGTGTTGTCGCAAAGTTGATGGCAAAAAACGGCGTGACGTTCCTGCCAAGTTGTACAGTAAAGAGATACAAGTAGGTTACTAAGAGGAGATAGTGTTGTAACGTCAACATTAAACTAATTGACTCGTAGCGCCAAGGGTAACAAGGTGAATGAAGTAGTGTTGGACACGAATGAAACGCTGAAAGCAGACGTGGTAATAGAGGGTGTGGGATCGAAAGTGGACTCGTCAATATTGCCTTGCGCAAAGGTGGCGCCAAACGGAACAGTACTAGTGGACGAGTCGTTCAGGTATTAATTACCATGGAAGTCGCACTTCCCATGTTATGTAACGGATGTTGACAACAATGTAGATGTAACGGGTGCAAGGATGTCTTCGGAAGTGGCGATTTCGTCAGTTACCCCTATCACAGAACAGGTATCTTTTGGCAGATTAGCCTATTCCTCGGAACAAAACACAGCACCAAATATAGGGAAACACGTGTCCATAAAACACTGGAACGTTGCCTTACAGCACGGCAGAGTCGCCGCGGACAATATGTTGGACAAAAACGCGAAGATGACAATGGTGCCGTTCTTCTGGTCAAACTTCTTCAAGACCggcttcaggtactccttATGGGACAAGTAGATAAACCTAGCTATTTGCACACGATCATGGTTGATGAGTGGCTGGATGCCTGTAGAATAGGATATTGTGGCACATATAACacttataaattttaagtgGGCATACAGATAGCCATATATAGTGTGACATAAGTGTTTTTCAGGTTTGCCGGTGTTACCGATGGAACTgaagatttaatatttgaagG
The sequence above is a segment of the Theileria orientalis strain Shintoku DNA, chromosome 3, complete genome genome. Coding sequences within it:
- a CDS encoding ferrodoxin reductase-like protein, producing the protein MDIMYRMKILNQIVFKNLRHICHSRRSFSSIVPIVNSTGNKGWKYKYGFYIGVPTLLGLPYVAYSSVKSSISCNGFEKVELGDLSEFKEGESKQIKIYNGVIIQYVTVFIGKDTVLVTNVKGRIYVTGSSCPHFSASFIDGAVTDELLVCPWHNAKFQLKDGSCVNGPCFDGLATYEPVVENGKLYAMLPPTPLPLEVPMKKEKTKGRDSRVFVICGAGASAHAAAETLRLKGFTGRILMYGDEQYLPYYRPYLSKAFSKDYERVPNEQALRSKEFYKNNQIELYTGKTVTLVNDKDHTVTLSDGTVVKYDKVLVATGSRSSRLPVSENKNYENLFTIRTIDDLKGLSRYIKPNSNVVIVGANFIGCELSSALKPTGANLTVVTNTETPLENVVGKRIGGVVAKLMAKNGVTFLPSCTVKRYNAKGNKVNEVVLDTNETLKADVVIEGVGSKVDSSILPCAKVAPNGTVLVDESFRCNGCKDVFGSGDFVSYPYHRTGKHVSIKHWNVALQHGRVAADNMLDKNAKMTMVPFFWSNFFKTGFRFAGVTDGTEDLIFEGDVEKNKFAAYYTKDKKVRR